One Dehalococcoidales bacterium genomic window carries:
- the recO gene encoding DNA repair protein RecO encodes MTEPRNFKSEAIVLKKTKLREADLILTFYTLRHGKIQAVAKGVRQPKSKMSGHLELLTHSMVSFARGRNLATVTGSQTINGFFDLKNDLELSSYALYITDLMNQFTGEGIEDSALFYTFLDALHKLSVEKNREMVLRYFEVQLLEHMGYRPQLKQCVTCHVQLKPVVNHFCPGAGGTHCPTCAKNDLFGYPISINGLKVFRLLQDGNYNTIRRIKMPKELSLELERLIRSYIRFLLEKDVKSVAWLETLKRCPF; translated from the coding sequence ATGACAGAACCGAGAAATTTTAAAAGCGAAGCAATTGTGCTTAAAAAGACCAAGCTGAGAGAAGCCGACCTAATCCTGACTTTTTACACCCTGCGCCACGGCAAGATACAAGCGGTGGCAAAAGGAGTCCGCCAACCGAAAAGCAAAATGTCCGGACATCTTGAACTCCTGACACACAGTATGGTTTCTTTTGCAAGGGGCAGGAATTTGGCGACGGTGACCGGCAGCCAAACCATTAACGGTTTCTTTGACCTCAAAAACGACCTTGAATTAAGCTCGTATGCTCTTTATATTACGGATTTAATGAACCAATTTACGGGAGAAGGGATTGAGGACTCGGCCCTTTTTTATACGTTTCTGGATGCGCTGCACAAGCTATCCGTTGAAAAGAACCGCGAAATGGTTCTGCGTTATTTTGAGGTGCAATTGCTGGAGCATATGGGGTATCGCCCCCAGCTCAAACAATGCGTAACATGCCACGTACAACTCAAACCGGTAGTTAACCATTTTTGCCCCGGTGCCGGTGGAACCCATTGCCCGACCTGTGCCAAGAACGACCTTTTCGGTTACCCGATTTCAATTAACGGATTAAAGGTCTTTCGGCTCTTGCAAGACGGCAATTACAATACCATCAGACGCATTAAAATGCCTAAAGAGCTCAGTTTAGAGCTTGAAAGGCTAATACGTTCATACATAAGATTTTTGCTGGAAAAAGACGTTAAATCGGTTGCATGGCTGGAAACGCTAAAGAGATGCCCGTTTTAA
- a CDS encoding tRNA-binding protein: MQSISYGDFEKVDIRVGRILKAEDFPNARKPAYKLWIDFGEFGQKQSSAQITARYRKEDLKDRLVLAVVNFPPKQIADFKSEVLVLGVVLSDTDVVLIQPDEDVPVGKRLL; this comes from the coding sequence ATGCAATCGATCAGTTACGGGGATTTTGAAAAAGTTGATATTCGAGTAGGCAGGATTTTAAAGGCCGAGGATTTTCCCAATGCCCGCAAACCTGCCTACAAACTTTGGATTGATTTTGGTGAGTTCGGGCAAAAACAATCCAGCGCACAGATTACCGCCCGCTACCGCAAAGAAGATTTAAAAGACAGGCTGGTTCTCGCGGTAGTAAACTTCCCGCCGAAACAAATCGCCGATTTCAAATCGGAAGTGCTGGTGTTGGGGGTAGTTTTAAGCGACACGGATGTTGTTTTAATCCAACCCGATGAAGACGTCCCCGTCGGCAAAAGATTGCTCTAA
- the lysS gene encoding lysine--tRNA ligase, giving the protein MASRLDDLTQQRLDKLERMRSRGINPYPKKYGRTHTAKEARALLEKNEQAGITEPETISIAGRVMAIRKMGKSSFLDIQDGSGKIQLIFTGAFLTDETSAELFKDLDIGDFIGVKGGLLRTRTGEPTISAEKFDILSKSLLPLPEKYHGLQDVDARHRQRYLDLISNPEVKETFEMRSRIIAAVRKYLNENGFLEVETPVLQPSAGGALARPFVTHHHSLDCDFFLRIALELHLKRLIIGGFDKVYEVGRIFRNEGLSVRHNPEFTMLECYEAYADYENVMNTLENMVSFVIKEISGSFKFNFGDNVIDFTPPWQRLDLRETVIKYSGIDYLQFPDVESLRNEMLRLNMEVDPTKDRGRLIDELLGTYVEPHLVQPTILYDYPLDMSPLAKKKPGYDNIVERFEAYVCGMELANAFSEINDPIDQRERFVDQQRSRNKDGEQEVIDEDFLTAMAYGMPPAGGLGVGIDRLVMLLTNRQSIREVILFPQLREKE; this is encoded by the coding sequence ATGGCTTCGAGATTAGATGATTTAACACAACAAAGATTAGACAAACTGGAAAGAATGCGCAGTCGCGGGATTAACCCGTATCCCAAAAAGTACGGGCGCACCCACACCGCCAAAGAAGCTCGGGCGCTTTTGGAGAAAAACGAACAGGCGGGGATAACCGAACCCGAAACCATCAGTATTGCCGGGCGTGTAATGGCAATCCGCAAGATGGGCAAGAGCTCATTTTTGGATATTCAAGACGGTTCGGGAAAGATTCAGTTGATTTTTACGGGGGCGTTTCTTACCGATGAAACGTCGGCCGAGCTTTTTAAAGACCTTGATATAGGCGATTTTATCGGCGTTAAAGGCGGTTTATTGCGTACAAGAACCGGAGAACCGACAATAAGCGCCGAAAAGTTCGATATTTTGTCTAAATCCTTGTTGCCGCTGCCGGAAAAATACCACGGCTTGCAAGATGTTGATGCCAGGCATCGCCAAAGATATCTGGATCTTATCAGCAACCCCGAAGTTAAAGAAACCTTTGAAATGCGCAGCCGCATAATTGCAGCAGTGAGGAAATATCTTAACGAAAACGGTTTTTTGGAGGTGGAAACACCGGTATTGCAACCTTCTGCCGGCGGAGCCCTCGCCAGACCTTTTGTAACCCATCATCATTCGCTTGATTGTGATTTCTTCTTGCGCATTGCGCTTGAGCTGCATTTAAAGAGGCTGATTATCGGCGGCTTTGATAAAGTTTACGAAGTGGGCCGGATTTTCCGCAATGAGGGGCTTTCGGTCAGGCACAACCCCGAATTTACAATGCTTGAATGTTATGAGGCCTATGCCGATTACGAAAACGTAATGAACACTCTGGAAAATATGGTTTCTTTTGTTATTAAAGAGATATCCGGCAGCTTTAAGTTTAATTTCGGCGATAACGTAATTGATTTTACCCCGCCCTGGCAAAGGCTGGACTTACGCGAAACGGTTATTAAATACAGCGGAATTGATTACTTGCAGTTTCCGGACGTTGAATCGTTAAGAAACGAAATGCTGCGGTTAAACATGGAAGTTGACCCGACAAAAGACCGCGGCCGTTTAATTGATGAGCTTTTGGGCACATATGTCGAGCCCCATTTGGTACAACCGACAATTTTATACGACTATCCGTTGGATATGTCGCCCCTTGCCAAAAAGAAACCGGGTTATGATAATATAGTAGAGAGGTTCGAAGCATACGTATGCGGAATGGAACTGGCAAACGCCTTTTCCGAGATTAACGACCCGATTGACCAAAGAGAAAGGTTTGTTGACCAACAGAGAAGCCGCAACAAAGACGGAGAACAGGAAGTTATAGACGAGGATTTCCTGACGGCGATGGCTTACGGAATGCCGCCGGCGGGGGGGTTGGGAGTCGGTATTGACCGTTTAGTGATGCTTCTTACCAACCGGCAATCAATCCGCGAGGTAATTCTCTTCCCGCAGCTTCGAGAAAAGGAATAG
- a CDS encoding peptide ABC transporter substrate-binding protein, protein MKKRLSLIGSIIFAFVLLFSTIPAACNCEWIETTPVSGDVLNLYGDNPYTLDPALAGDSVSVNYILQIFSGLVTFNDNLEVVPDIAENWEISDDNLKYTFYLKKDVYFHNGENVTARDFKYSWERACNPLTGSQTASMYLGDILGATDFILGRTNSINGVEVINDYTLQITLGKPVNYFLEKLSYPVSFVLDRNNISDGKNWWLKPNGTGPFQLSSWKEGSELVLKRNDNYYGNVAKLDYVVYKIMAGIEFDMYETGEIDVCNVGLSNIYRVTDKDGGFYNQFYSIPELSLMYMCFNCSVPPFDDKNVRRAFAMAIDKQKLVSLVFNDTVTEADGIVPLGTPGYSENIMPLAFDKEQALLLINDSIYGDVANLPEIVITSGGYGGRISTVLEAVINEWQINLGVTVSVRQLEPQVFLYSLAEEKDNVFLWGWSADYPHPQNFLQILFYGGSEGNYGQYVSNDVDNLLRLAAVEQDINQSLKLYAEAEQILIDDAACIPLYFGKNDILVKPYVGGYNLNALGTVKLNEVYLIK, encoded by the coding sequence ATGAAAAAGAGATTATCTTTAATCGGTTCAATTATATTTGCTTTTGTTTTACTGTTTAGCACAATTCCGGCGGCTTGTAATTGTGAATGGATAGAAACAACTCCTGTTTCGGGGGATGTTCTGAATCTCTACGGCGATAATCCCTATACCCTCGACCCGGCGCTGGCCGGTGATTCCGTTTCCGTAAATTACATTCTCCAGATTTTTAGCGGGCTTGTCACTTTTAACGATAATCTTGAGGTTGTGCCTGATATTGCCGAAAACTGGGAAATAAGCGATGACAATTTAAAATACACCTTTTACTTAAAAAAGGATGTTTATTTTCATAACGGAGAAAACGTAACCGCCCGGGATTTCAAATATTCCTGGGAACGTGCGTGCAATCCTTTAACGGGCTCACAAACGGCATCGATGTATTTGGGTGATATCCTTGGGGCAACCGATTTTATTTTGGGGCGCACAAACTCAATTAACGGCGTTGAAGTAATTAACGATTATACGCTGCAAATAACCTTGGGAAAACCGGTCAATTACTTTTTGGAGAAACTAAGTTATCCGGTTTCCTTTGTCCTCGATCGGAACAATATCTCCGACGGTAAAAATTGGTGGCTAAAACCTAACGGCACCGGACCTTTTCAGCTTTCCTCCTGGAAAGAAGGCAGTGAGCTGGTTCTTAAGCGTAACGATAACTACTACGGGAACGTTGCCAAATTGGATTACGTTGTTTACAAAATAATGGCCGGTATCGAATTCGATATGTATGAAACCGGTGAAATCGATGTCTGTAACGTCGGGCTTAGTAACATTTATCGCGTTACCGATAAGGACGGAGGGTTCTATAATCAATTTTACAGCATTCCCGAATTAAGTTTGATGTATATGTGCTTTAACTGCTCAGTCCCTCCGTTTGACGATAAAAATGTTCGCCGTGCATTCGCAATGGCTATCGATAAACAAAAACTTGTTTCTTTAGTGTTTAACGATACGGTAACCGAGGCTGACGGTATCGTTCCCCTGGGGACGCCCGGTTATAGTGAAAATATTATGCCGTTAGCCTTTGATAAAGAACAGGCTCTGTTACTGATTAACGATTCAATATACGGTGACGTCGCAAATTTACCCGAAATTGTGATTACCTCCGGCGGGTACGGCGGCAGGATATCAACAGTCTTGGAAGCGGTTATTAACGAATGGCAGATAAACCTCGGTGTTACGGTTTCGGTTAGACAACTCGAACCCCAAGTCTTCTTATATTCGCTTGCAGAGGAAAAAGACAACGTCTTTTTATGGGGATGGAGTGCCGACTACCCTCACCCGCAAAATTTCCTTCAAATCCTGTTTTACGGCGGCTCCGAGGGTAATTACGGTCAGTACGTAAGTAACGATGTCGATAATTTGCTTCGGTTGGCGGCGGTCGAACAAGATATCAACCAAAGTCTTAAACTTTACGCTGAAGCGGAGCAAATTTTAATTGATGATGCGGCTTGTATCCCTTTATACTTCGGTAAAAACGATATTTTGGTTAAGCCGTATGTCGGAGGGTATAATTTGAATGCCTTGGGAACGGTGAAATTAAATGAGGTTTATTTAATAAAGTAG
- a CDS encoding YbaB/EbfC family nucleoid-associated protein produces MNFNMVKQAMQLKSSLEKAQKELEKMKVEAESGNGAVKVVANGKQKVLSIKIDPEVVEKGKASDLEKLVFKAVSEALEKSKEMADEKLKKLTGGMKVPGLTD; encoded by the coding sequence ATGAACTTTAACATGGTCAAACAGGCAATGCAGCTGAAAAGCAGCCTGGAAAAAGCACAAAAAGAACTCGAGAAAATGAAGGTTGAAGCCGAATCTGGAAACGGTGCGGTTAAAGTTGTTGCTAACGGCAAACAAAAGGTATTATCGATTAAAATTGATCCCGAGGTTGTTGAAAAAGGCAAAGCATCCGACCTTGAGAAACTGGTATTTAAGGCAGTCTCGGAAGCCTTGGAAAAATCCAAGGAAATGGCTGATGAGAAACTGAAAAAATTAACCGGCGGAATGAAAGTCCCCGGATTAACCGATTAA
- a CDS encoding SEC-C domain-containing protein: MEPKKNIGRNELCACGSGKKYKNCCYNQKPVTAGLQFNEKTFDPYRLNREIAYVGELGKKREEFAKNQEKQLKSLNDFIYKQQIEEVQNSERTISCHKGCSMCCSQYIPASLQECEAIVYYLYNHERKLVNFINNYKKWEKALGENKSIIDDFQKAYNALWESEFDSEKSRDLEELGARYAKLKIPCPFLKDNACMIYGIRPLVCSSQVAVSPPEYCDPDNPDSINQELILMIPEAFEYLPFYYDKFNELNLNGLCMPFVVNSLLEGGYLYLTALIDDKEFNDEVDKDDQVKKTLDAQLDYYEATDPDFEYVFEDDGTKPENADEAATDEAEDKSGAEEESDSAEESKPENADNPQE, translated from the coding sequence ATGGAACCCAAAAAAAATATTGGCAGAAACGAATTATGTGCTTGCGGCAGCGGCAAGAAATACAAAAACTGTTGTTACAACCAAAAACCGGTAACCGCGGGATTACAATTTAACGAAAAAACCTTTGATCCTTATCGCTTGAACCGGGAAATCGCTTATGTCGGAGAACTCGGCAAAAAAAGGGAAGAGTTCGCCAAAAACCAGGAAAAACAGTTAAAAAGTTTGAATGATTTTATCTACAAACAACAAATCGAAGAGGTTCAAAACAGCGAAAGGACAATATCCTGCCATAAGGGCTGCTCTATGTGCTGCTCGCAATATATCCCCGCCTCTCTGCAAGAATGCGAAGCGATTGTTTATTACCTTTACAATCACGAACGCAAATTAGTTAATTTCATTAATAATTACAAAAAATGGGAAAAAGCATTAGGGGAAAACAAAAGCATAATCGATGATTTTCAAAAAGCCTACAATGCTTTATGGGAATCCGAATTTGATTCGGAGAAAAGCCGCGATTTGGAAGAACTGGGTGCGCGTTATGCCAAACTGAAAATCCCGTGCCCGTTTTTGAAAGATAACGCCTGTATGATTTACGGAATACGCCCCCTTGTTTGTTCAAGCCAGGTTGCCGTTTCTCCGCCCGAATATTGCGACCCCGATAATCCGGACAGTATAAACCAAGAACTGATTCTGATGATACCGGAAGCTTTTGAATACTTGCCCTTCTATTACGACAAGTTTAATGAACTAAACTTAAACGGACTCTGCATGCCCTTTGTGGTTAACAGTTTGCTTGAGGGCGGATACCTTTACCTAACGGCGTTAATCGACGACAAAGAATTCAACGATGAAGTTGATAAAGATGACCAAGTAAAAAAGACTCTGGACGCCCAGTTGGACTATTACGAAGCCACTGACCCCGATTTTGAATATGTCTTTGAAGACGACGGAACCAAACCGGAAAACGCCGATGAAGCCGCAACAGACGAAGCCGAGGATAAATCCGGGGCGGAAGAAGAATCAGATAGCGCGGAAGAATCAAAACCCGAAAACGCAGATAATCCGCAAGAATAA
- the recR gene encoding recombination mediator RecR, whose product MNRLKESDLEVNPSNTADPVNRLMHELAKLPGIGPKSAQRLTYYLLRAQKEQAESLADAIASLKSGTRLCADCFNIADSALCPICRNEKRDKTCICVVEQPQDILALEHSGVYKGLYHVLHGAISPTDGIGLGDIRIEELTDRLKDCEITEIILATNPTLEGEQTAMYLNKIITPLGIKVTRLARGLPFGTELEYADDVTLTRALEGRQELK is encoded by the coding sequence ATTAACCGATTAAAGGAAAGTGATTTGGAAGTAAACCCGTCTAATACAGCCGACCCCGTCAACCGGTTGATGCACGAGCTTGCCAAACTGCCCGGTATCGGGCCGAAGAGCGCGCAACGGCTAACCTATTACTTATTGCGTGCTCAGAAGGAACAGGCGGAATCTCTGGCGGATGCGATTGCGTCGTTAAAAAGCGGCACACGCCTCTGCGCAGATTGTTTTAATATTGCCGATTCTGCGCTCTGCCCTATTTGCCGGAACGAAAAGCGCGATAAGACCTGCATATGCGTTGTGGAACAACCGCAGGATATATTGGCGCTTGAGCATTCGGGGGTTTATAAGGGGCTTTATCATGTGCTCCATGGCGCCATATCGCCAACCGATGGAATCGGGCTAGGCGATATCAGAATCGAAGAGCTGACCGACCGTCTTAAAGATTGTGAGATAACGGAGATTATCCTTGCCACCAACCCGACACTTGAGGGCGAGCAAACAGCGATGTACCTTAATAAAATTATAACCCCGCTGGGGATTAAGGTTACCCGCCTGGCGAGGGGGTTACCGTTTGGCACAGAGCTTGAATATGCCGATGACGTGACCTTAACCCGTGCGCTTGAAGGCAGGCAAGAGCTGAAATAA
- a CDS encoding DUF6602 domain-containing protein: protein MQQYYWNVQKKILVQRDIIRSLLKDPKVIGDYYEAIIMEAVRESISHYFSAKRGVILSADGQSTRECDIIVYSSAEYGPLFLSGDIVVVNPEAVRCVIQVKGTLNKDNLNEAIKNLQSVDKLRPGIWKLILGYSTKMLYNDIMKVCADSRSVNGVFVLASTNKDETEDITMQMQNFVELLKLIAAPTMYQTKDAGDYVAIKPSGEGRIEGVPFPD from the coding sequence ATGCAGCAATATTACTGGAACGTACAAAAGAAAATACTGGTGCAGAGAGACATAATTCGCTCACTCCTTAAAGACCCTAAAGTGATTGGGGATTATTACGAAGCGATTATTATGGAGGCCGTCAGAGAAAGTATATCGCATTACTTTTCGGCAAAACGAGGGGTTATCCTTTCGGCAGACGGACAAAGCACCCGCGAATGCGATATCATTGTTTACAGTTCCGCCGAATACGGCCCTCTCTTTCTTTCCGGTGATATCGTTGTGGTTAACCCCGAAGCCGTCCGATGTGTAATCCAGGTTAAGGGTACGCTAAACAAAGATAATCTCAACGAGGCAATCAAGAATCTGCAATCCGTTGATAAACTAAGACCCGGTATTTGGAAATTGATACTCGGTTACAGCACTAAAATGCTTTATAACGACATTATGAAGGTTTGTGCCGATTCGCGTTCCGTAAACGGTGTTTTTGTTCTCGCCAGCACCAACAAGGACGAAACGGAAGATATCACAATGCAAATGCAGAATTTTGTTGAGCTTTTGAAACTGATTGCCGCGCCTACGATGTATCAAACCAAGGATGCGGGTGATTATGTTGCCATCAAACCGTCAGGTGAGGGCCGGATTGAAGGGGTTCCCTTCCCTGACTGA
- the dnaX gene encoding DNA polymerase III subunit gamma/tau, whose product MEQQVFYRKWRPQKLADVAGQEHVTKTLLNALSLGNVSHAYLFCGPRGTGKTSTGRILAKAVNCTVNGKGEPCNTCEMCTAITEGRAVDVIEIDAASNRGIDDIRGLRECANYVPAEAKFKVYIVDEFHMLTKDASNALLKTLEEPPPYVIFILATTEAHKILPTIMSRCQRFDFRRITQKDVAGKLKQICDSEGIKIETEALNLLSKNASGSLRDAENLLEQLYTSYGEDITLHQVRDMLGITANEQVQELLTHIINANINEGIQTINALKNEGFDLKQLNRELIAYLRGLLLLKTGYKNDLDFTQEEMVLLNELAQKTTVEHALNAIKIFGKLELSLDSYSTLPLELAMVDCALAESKPEEKQPKASVYQPVSTPASAVAEKKKQVVKDVPETKPAEEVKEIKPEVKPEVKPEAAPEAEAKSDNRQEYDNKTEFLNNNWKNVIENAPDNMKRSSALAILRSAGVRAVAFEGNTVILSFKHSIHKDKIEQPEHNKDAAKIIGNFLGHTCEIQCIHEPEENYLVQELQKMGGQIVEVEEK is encoded by the coding sequence ATGGAACAGCAAGTCTTTTACCGAAAATGGCGTCCCCAAAAGTTGGCAGATGTTGCCGGGCAAGAGCACGTTACAAAAACGCTTTTAAATGCCCTAAGCCTCGGCAATGTGTCGCATGCCTATCTTTTTTGCGGGCCCAGAGGCACCGGTAAAACCAGTACGGGGAGAATCCTTGCCAAAGCGGTAAACTGCACCGTTAACGGTAAGGGTGAGCCGTGCAATACTTGCGAGATGTGCACCGCCATAACCGAAGGCAGAGCGGTCGATGTAATCGAAATCGATGCCGCAAGTAACAGAGGCATTGACGATATCCGGGGCCTGCGCGAATGCGCTAATTATGTACCCGCGGAAGCCAAATTCAAGGTTTATATTGTCGATGAGTTTCATATGCTTACCAAAGACGCCTCGAATGCCTTGTTAAAAACGCTGGAAGAGCCTCCGCCCTATGTAATCTTTATTTTGGCAACTACCGAGGCGCATAAGATTCTTCCTACGATTATGTCAAGATGCCAGCGCTTTGATTTCCGCCGGATAACCCAGAAAGATGTTGCCGGCAAATTAAAGCAAATATGCGACAGTGAGGGGATTAAAATCGAAACGGAAGCGCTCAATTTACTTTCCAAGAATGCTTCCGGCAGCCTCAGAGATGCCGAAAACCTGTTGGAACAACTCTACACATCTTACGGAGAGGATATCACCCTGCACCAAGTACGAGATATGCTGGGGATTACCGCAAACGAGCAAGTCCAAGAACTGCTAACCCATATCATTAATGCAAATATCAACGAGGGGATTCAAACCATCAACGCCTTAAAAAACGAAGGTTTCGATTTAAAACAGCTTAACAGAGAGCTTATCGCCTACCTTAGAGGCTTATTGCTTTTAAAAACCGGCTACAAAAACGACCTCGATTTTACCCAAGAGGAAATGGTTTTGCTTAACGAATTGGCTCAGAAAACAACGGTTGAGCATGCCTTAAATGCAATTAAAATCTTCGGAAAACTTGAACTTAGCCTCGACAGCTATTCCACCCTGCCGTTGGAACTGGCAATGGTTGATTGCGCACTTGCGGAATCCAAACCGGAAGAAAAACAGCCCAAGGCTTCCGTTTATCAGCCGGTAAGCACACCGGCATCGGCGGTTGCCGAGAAAAAGAAACAGGTTGTTAAAGATGTGCCCGAAACAAAGCCTGCCGAAGAGGTCAAAGAAATCAAACCGGAGGTAAAGCCGGAGGTAAAGCCCGAGGCAGCCCCTGAAGCCGAGGCAAAATCCGACAACAGACAAGAATACGATAACAAAACGGAATTCTTAAACAATAATTGGAAAAACGTCATCGAGAACGCTCCCGATAACATGAAAAGAAGTTCGGCGCTGGCAATTTTAAGAAGCGCCGGGGTAAGAGCGGTTGCGTTTGAGGGTAATACCGTTATCCTTTCTTTTAAGCATTCCATTCATAAAGATAAAATAGAACAACCCGAGCATAATAAAGATGCCGCCAAAATAATCGGTAATTTCCTTGGACATACCTGTGAGATTCAATGTATTCACGAGCCCGAAGAAAATTATCTGGTCCAGGAATTACAAAAAATGGGCGGTCAAATAGTCGAAGTGGAGGAAAAATGA
- the serS gene encoding serine--tRNA ligase, whose translation MLDPKFIRENPDVVRRAIALRNDNASVDEILELDVSKRQKMSLVEELRFERKNLAKTGGAETAERGREIRDQIKTIDDELREIDLRLDDLLLRVPNIPQDSVPIGKSEDDNVIVETCGEMRTFDFTPAPHWELGEKLGIIDFERGVRLSGTRFYVLKGLGSRLQRSLINFMLNLHTEEHGYQEAYLPYMVKKECLVGSSNLPKFADNLYRDIEEDLWLVPTAEVPLTNMHRDEIIAAESLPINYVAYTACFRREKMSAGKDTRGIKRGHQFDKVEMYKFTEPQNSNDELKKMVDNAVDICRKLDIPYRIKKLCTADISFASTKTYDIEMWAPGCQEWLEVSSCSNCGDFQARRANIRYRPSADSKPQYVHTLNGSGLALPRVVIAVMENYQQADGSIAVPEILQPYMGVKTIK comes from the coding sequence ATGTTAGACCCTAAGTTTATAAGAGAAAATCCGGATGTTGTCCGTCGGGCAATTGCCTTAAGAAACGATAATGCCTCGGTAGATGAGATACTTGAGCTTGATGTTAGCAAAAGGCAAAAGATGTCGCTTGTCGAAGAGCTGCGTTTTGAACGTAAAAACCTAGCAAAAACGGGCGGCGCCGAAACAGCGGAAAGGGGCCGTGAAATCCGCGATCAGATTAAAACTATCGATGATGAACTGAGAGAAATCGATCTGCGGCTTGATGACCTGTTATTGCGTGTTCCCAATATCCCGCAGGATTCCGTTCCGATTGGTAAAAGCGAAGACGATAACGTCATAGTAGAAACCTGTGGGGAGATGCGTACATTTGATTTTACTCCGGCCCCGCATTGGGAACTGGGCGAAAAGCTCGGGATTATCGATTTCGAAAGAGGCGTTAGATTATCCGGCACCCGTTTTTATGTCCTTAAAGGATTGGGTTCGCGCTTGCAGAGGTCGCTAATCAACTTTATGCTTAACCTCCACACGGAAGAACACGGATATCAAGAGGCCTATTTGCCTTATATGGTTAAAAAAGAATGTTTGGTCGGCTCAAGCAACTTGCCTAAATTTGCCGATAACCTCTATCGTGATATCGAAGAAGATCTTTGGCTGGTACCCACAGCAGAGGTACCGCTTACCAATATGCACCGTGATGAAATCATCGCGGCCGAATCCCTGCCCATCAACTATGTGGCCTATACCGCCTGTTTTAGGCGCGAAAAGATGTCGGCGGGCAAAGACACCCGCGGTATCAAAAGAGGCCATCAGTTTGATAAGGTGGAAATGTACAAATTTACCGAACCGCAAAATTCCAACGATGAGCTTAAAAAAATGGTTGATAATGCAGTCGATATTTGCCGTAAACTCGATATCCCGTACCGAATCAAGAAATTATGTACCGCCGATATCAGTTTTGCTTCGACTAAAACGTACGATATCGAAATGTGGGCGCCCGGTTGCCAGGAATGGCTTGAGGTAAGTTCATGCTCCAATTGCGGTGATTTTCAGGCACGCAGGGCCAACATCAGATACCGCCCTTCTGCCGATAGCAAGCCGCAGTATGTCCATACTTTAAACGGTTCGGGGCTGGCGCTCCCGAGAGTGGTCATCGCGGTTATGGAAAACTATCAGCAAGCCGATGGCAGTATTGCCGTTCCCGAAATATTACAACCCTATATGGGTGTTAAAACAATAAAATAA